In a genomic window of Roseiflexus castenholzii DSM 13941:
- the bchL gene encoding ferredoxin:protochlorophyllide reductase (ATP-dependent) iron-sulfur ATP-binding protein has translation MSLTLAIYGKGGIGKSTTSSNLSAALALKGAKVLQIGCDPKHDSTFALTGMLQPTVIDVLTEVDFHHEEVSVEDVVHTGFAGVDTLESGGPPAGSGCGGYVVGETVKLLHEFGLYDKYDVIVFDVLGDVVCGGFSAPLNYADYGVIIACNDFDSIFAANRLCLAIKQKSARYRVELAGIIANRVDYELGGGTTLLEQFAETVGTQIIGRVPYHDLIRRSRLMGKTLFEMEGPGKEECTTPFLEMAEYLLNRPRSTVPKPMGDREIFNVIGGWR, from the coding sequence ATGAGTCTCACACTTGCCATCTACGGCAAAGGCGGCATCGGCAAGAGCACCACAAGTTCGAATCTTTCGGCGGCGCTGGCGCTGAAGGGGGCGAAAGTTTTGCAGATCGGCTGTGATCCGAAGCACGACAGTACTTTTGCGCTCACCGGTATGCTCCAGCCAACCGTCATTGATGTGCTGACCGAGGTTGACTTCCATCACGAAGAGGTCTCGGTCGAGGATGTGGTGCATACCGGATTCGCCGGCGTGGACACGCTCGAGTCGGGTGGTCCACCGGCTGGCAGCGGCTGCGGCGGCTATGTCGTCGGAGAAACGGTCAAACTGCTGCACGAGTTCGGTCTGTACGACAAATACGACGTGATCGTTTTCGATGTGCTGGGCGATGTGGTGTGCGGCGGATTTTCGGCGCCGCTGAACTATGCCGATTACGGCGTTATTATCGCCTGCAACGACTTCGATAGCATCTTCGCCGCCAACCGTCTGTGCCTGGCAATCAAGCAGAAGAGCGCCCGCTACCGCGTCGAACTGGCGGGCATCATCGCCAATCGGGTGGATTATGAATTAGGCGGTGGCACGACGCTCCTGGAACAGTTTGCCGAAACCGTCGGTACTCAGATTATTGGGCGAGTGCCATACCACGATCTTATCCGCCGCTCGCGGTTGATGGGCAAAACTCTCTTCGAGATGGAAGGTCCCGGCAAAGAGGAATGCACCACGCCGTTTCTGGAAATGGCAGAGTATTTGCTGAACCGTCCACGCTCGACGGTGCCGAAGCCAATGGGTGACCGTGAGATCTTCAATGTGATCGGCGGATGGCGATGA
- the bchM gene encoding magnesium protoporphyrin IX methyltransferase, whose amino-acid sequence MAMIDITRHKNTLRDYFDRDGFRRWSAIYGDAEVSRIRRTIRVGHARMLARAETWLLEWIGATGRAPSSLSALDAGCGTGLFSIMLAQHGINVTAVDIAPQMVAAAAERAQTAGVAQRITFTAGDIEDVAGVFDVVACFDVLIHYPQPAFDQLLRHLAQRARGMLLFTYAPYEPFLAAMHWIGGFFPRAHRRTEIQMIRENDVRRLVAGHGLRVGRIEPIRSGFYHVNLVEARGVRG is encoded by the coding sequence ATGGCGATGATTGATATTACTCGACATAAAAATACCTTGCGCGACTATTTTGACCGTGACGGCTTCCGGCGCTGGAGTGCGATCTATGGCGATGCGGAGGTGTCGCGCATCCGGCGCACGATCCGTGTCGGGCATGCCCGCATGCTGGCGCGTGCCGAGACCTGGTTGCTGGAATGGATCGGCGCAACAGGGCGCGCGCCGTCGAGTCTGAGCGCGCTCGACGCCGGGTGCGGCACGGGTCTCTTCAGCATTATGCTGGCGCAGCACGGCATCAACGTCACTGCGGTCGATATTGCGCCACAGATGGTTGCCGCAGCCGCCGAACGGGCGCAGACGGCAGGGGTGGCGCAGCGGATCACGTTCACAGCCGGCGATATCGAGGATGTTGCCGGCGTTTTTGACGTGGTGGCGTGCTTCGATGTGCTGATCCACTATCCCCAACCGGCGTTTGATCAGTTGCTCAGACATCTGGCGCAGCGTGCCCGCGGCATGTTGCTTTTTACCTATGCGCCGTATGAACCGTTCCTCGCGGCAATGCACTGGATCGGCGGCTTCTTCCCGCGCGCCCATCGGCGAACCGAGATTCAGATGATCCGCGAGAACGATGTGCGTCGCCTGGTTGCCGGTCACGGATTGCGCGTCGGTCGAATCGAACCGATCCGCAGCGGTTTCTACCATGTGAATCTCGTTGAGGCGCGTGGTGTGAGGGGTTGA
- the acsF gene encoding magnesium-protoporphyrin IX monomethyl ester (oxidative) cyclase gives MINMPGEYSPTTRHALREAILNPRFYTTDFRAIDRLNVAHMRDEFDWIRNEFEFDYNKKHFVRNEEFLANFDDMPARDLFIEFLERSCTAEFSGCLLYAEMVKHLHDPTLRAIFRCMSRDEGRHAGFLNKTMADLGVEMNLQVLHTRKKYTYFQPKFIFYSVYLSEKIGYARYITIYRHLQHHPQGMIHPIFKWFEKWCNDEYRHGEFFSLLMRSQPDLLRGGNLRWIRFFLLAVYATMYLNDARRAGFYEALGLNWRDYDQRVIRLTNHIATQVFPVTLPVDDPRFFRHLDACVRYDAQIRALEGRNDPIAQVQRARLGAGIAARLLATYRLPPAPTTDANRWKGLEGFPNYPGPGWKQDASLNERVISA, from the coding sequence ATGATCAACATGCCCGGCGAGTACAGTCCGACGACACGCCATGCGCTGCGCGAGGCGATCCTCAACCCGCGCTTCTACACAACCGATTTCCGCGCAATTGATCGTCTGAATGTGGCGCACATGCGTGATGAGTTCGATTGGATTCGCAACGAATTCGAGTTCGATTACAACAAGAAGCATTTTGTGCGCAACGAGGAGTTTCTGGCAAACTTCGACGATATGCCAGCCCGCGATCTGTTCATCGAGTTCCTCGAGCGTAGTTGCACCGCCGAATTCAGCGGGTGTCTGCTCTATGCCGAGATGGTGAAACACCTGCACGATCCGACGCTCAGGGCGATCTTTCGCTGTATGAGCCGTGATGAAGGGCGTCATGCCGGTTTTCTCAACAAAACCATGGCGGATCTGGGCGTCGAGATGAATCTTCAGGTGCTTCACACGCGCAAGAAGTACACGTATTTTCAGCCGAAATTCATTTTCTATAGCGTCTATCTCTCCGAGAAGATCGGCTATGCCCGGTATATCACAATTTATCGCCATTTGCAGCACCATCCGCAGGGCATGATCCATCCGATCTTCAAATGGTTCGAGAAGTGGTGCAACGATGAATATCGGCATGGCGAGTTCTTCTCGCTCTTGATGCGCAGTCAGCCTGATCTGTTGCGCGGCGGCAACCTGCGCTGGATCCGATTCTTCCTGCTGGCGGTGTACGCCACGATGTACCTGAATGACGCGCGCCGCGCCGGGTTCTACGAGGCGCTTGGACTGAACTGGCGCGACTACGATCAGCGCGTGATCCGGCTGACGAACCATATCGCCACGCAAGTGTTCCCGGTGACTCTGCCGGTGGACGATCCGCGCTTCTTCCGCCATCTCGACGCCTGTGTGCGCTACGATGCTCAGATCCGTGCGCTCGAAGGACGAAACGATCCGATCGCGCAGGTGCAACGGGCGCGTCTGGGCGCCGGGATTGCTGCGCGCCTCCTGGCGACCTATCGCCTGCCGCCGGCGCCGACCACCGATGCCAATCGTTGGAAGGGTCTCGAAGGCTTCCCGAACTATCCCGGTCCGGGCTGGAAACAGGACGCATCACTCAACGAACGGGTCATATCAGCATAA
- a CDS encoding magnesium chelatase subunit H, giving the protein MTSHPEPLTHKDSAMRFVFLTMDGNHFAALREGAGLLHRDEGIALSLACYDTNALRTAADWQRLTDDVAASDFVFGSMLFGEDFVRPLEPILAQATAPVCIITSNPALIRTTRLGRFDLRKKVEEQEASLLSRWMHKFRPKNGRGEGQRQLALMRNLGRVLQHIPGKARDLATYVAVHQYWMHSSPENLRRMLVMLIERYVPGYQGRLKVLPPIEYPDVALLHPDAPEPFADEREYEKWLAQRAKRRKNEPRQGAVGLLTLRTVALSGNMAHLHALYRALEQRGLDVRMAYAAGLDFRPAIERFFLERESRMHWFGSGNAGPHPRRARIDALVNGVGFALVGGMAASQPDEAVAALRDLDTRYLGFIPLSFQRVEEWRRDDSGLTPIQVAMNVALPELDGAIDPLVFGGPTVDSDRFVPLPEQIELAAERIARHVALRRTPPRTRKLAIVLFNFPPTLGNAGTAAYLDVFASVHRLLCALCDAGYTVEVPASPEELRHLVVQHNADLFGTPGSVAARLSINDYRRLFPAYTAIEPFWGAAPGELLTDGRDFFICGHVFGNVFVGLQPSFGYERDPMRLLMAKDAAPHHGFAAFYTWVAHVFGAHAVLHFGTHGALEFMPGKQSGLSAQCWPARLLGPLPNIYYYSVNNPSEGTIAKRRSAATLVSYMVPPLQQAGLYKGLRRLKDSLDAYRARPQSGMLDDIRAQAEQLGIGSELVDIKNDEAYVAALAHELLQIEQRMIPVGLHVLDKEPNPAELTDVLALVAAFACPSGVEQPLTHLVAAAMGYDYGRLQAALGHDPQAQEVFQQIDALVRDAMRALVDEYRNRAFSSPVPGVTFEQTLLQRASVSVGVLRRFRIYLEELLDRMMHDHELRNLLHALDGGYIPPSPGNDVVRNPAVVPTGRNIHGLDPYRVPTAVAQATGERLVSDLLARLCREQGRMPESVAIVLWGTDNLKSDGEGIAQALALMGARPVADELGNISDVALIPLAELGRPRIDAVMTVSGIFRDLFSHQMQLLSKAARLAAHADEPPEWNYVRKHALAHAVELGISLDEAATRVFSNAPGSYGANVNHLVESSTWNSDAEMSEAFVSRKSFAPGAHGEWRDARAVLERALATVDATFQNVDSFEIGISDIDHYYEYLGGVTKSVEKLRGSRPRVFVAEALATTGERISTLEQQVRIETRAKLLNPKWFEAMLAHGYQGVHEIEARVGNTYGWSATADAVEGWVYQGVAETFMLDETMRERLARLNPHAATAIAGRLLEAHSRGFWQADEATLDALQAIYADLEDRLEGVAVER; this is encoded by the coding sequence ATCACCTCTCACCCCGAACCTCTCACCCATAAGGACTCTGCCATGCGCTTCGTCTTTCTGACTATGGACGGTAACCATTTTGCGGCGCTACGCGAGGGCGCCGGGTTGCTGCACCGCGACGAGGGGATTGCACTGAGTCTAGCGTGCTACGACACAAATGCGCTTCGAACTGCCGCCGATTGGCAACGCCTGACTGATGATGTGGCGGCGAGCGATTTTGTGTTTGGCTCCATGCTCTTCGGTGAAGACTTTGTCCGTCCGCTGGAGCCGATTCTGGCGCAGGCGACGGCGCCGGTCTGCATCATTACGAGCAATCCGGCGCTGATCCGCACGACACGCCTTGGGCGCTTCGATCTGCGGAAGAAGGTGGAGGAACAGGAAGCGTCGCTCCTGAGTCGCTGGATGCACAAGTTCCGCCCCAAAAACGGGCGTGGCGAAGGGCAACGGCAACTGGCGCTCATGCGTAATCTGGGGCGCGTTTTGCAACACATTCCCGGCAAGGCGCGCGATCTGGCAACCTATGTCGCTGTCCATCAGTACTGGATGCACAGTTCACCGGAGAATCTGCGGCGCATGCTGGTGATGCTGATCGAACGGTACGTTCCCGGTTATCAGGGTCGCCTGAAGGTACTGCCGCCAATCGAGTATCCTGATGTGGCGCTATTGCATCCCGATGCGCCAGAACCGTTCGCCGACGAACGCGAGTACGAGAAGTGGCTGGCGCAGCGCGCGAAACGCCGCAAGAACGAACCACGCCAGGGCGCTGTCGGACTGCTGACGTTGCGCACAGTGGCGTTGAGCGGCAACATGGCGCACCTCCACGCCCTCTATCGCGCGCTGGAGCAGCGTGGTCTCGACGTGCGCATGGCATACGCTGCCGGTCTCGATTTTCGCCCTGCAATCGAGCGTTTCTTCCTGGAACGCGAGTCGCGTATGCACTGGTTCGGCAGCGGCAATGCCGGACCGCATCCCCGACGGGCAAGGATTGATGCGCTGGTCAATGGCGTGGGTTTTGCGCTCGTCGGCGGCATGGCGGCGAGCCAGCCCGATGAGGCGGTCGCCGCGCTGCGCGACCTCGATACCCGCTACCTGGGGTTCATTCCGCTTTCGTTTCAGCGTGTCGAGGAGTGGCGCCGCGATGACAGCGGGTTGACTCCCATTCAGGTGGCGATGAATGTGGCGCTGCCCGAACTCGATGGCGCGATTGATCCGCTCGTGTTTGGCGGACCGACGGTTGACAGTGATCGCTTCGTGCCGCTTCCCGAACAGATCGAACTGGCAGCCGAACGCATCGCGCGGCACGTGGCGCTGCGGCGTACCCCGCCTCGCACCAGGAAACTGGCGATTGTGCTGTTCAACTTCCCGCCAACCCTTGGCAATGCCGGCACTGCCGCCTACCTCGATGTCTTTGCCTCGGTGCATCGCCTGCTCTGCGCCCTGTGCGACGCCGGGTACACGGTCGAGGTCCCGGCGTCGCCGGAAGAACTGCGCCACCTGGTGGTGCAGCACAATGCCGATCTCTTCGGCACGCCCGGCAGCGTTGCTGCACGTCTGAGCATCAACGATTACCGGCGTCTCTTCCCTGCGTACACTGCCATTGAGCCATTCTGGGGCGCCGCTCCGGGCGAGTTGCTGACCGATGGACGCGACTTTTTCATCTGTGGTCACGTGTTCGGCAATGTATTCGTCGGATTGCAACCCTCCTTCGGGTACGAGCGCGACCCGATGCGCTTGCTGATGGCGAAGGATGCCGCGCCGCACCACGGCTTTGCAGCGTTCTATACCTGGGTGGCGCACGTGTTCGGCGCGCATGCGGTGCTGCACTTCGGCACCCACGGCGCGCTGGAGTTTATGCCAGGGAAACAGTCCGGACTCAGCGCACAGTGCTGGCCCGCGCGATTGCTCGGTCCGTTGCCGAATATCTACTACTACAGCGTCAACAATCCGAGCGAGGGAACGATCGCCAAACGGCGCAGCGCGGCGACGCTGGTGAGTTACATGGTTCCGCCGCTGCAACAGGCAGGGTTGTACAAAGGGCTGCGCCGCCTGAAGGATTCCCTCGACGCCTACCGCGCGCGTCCGCAGTCGGGTATGCTGGACGATATTCGGGCGCAGGCGGAACAGTTGGGTATTGGCAGTGAGTTGGTTGACATAAAAAATGACGAGGCGTATGTCGCGGCGCTGGCGCACGAACTGTTGCAGATCGAACAGCGCATGATCCCGGTCGGGTTGCACGTGCTCGATAAAGAACCCAATCCCGCCGAATTGACCGACGTGCTGGCGCTGGTTGCGGCATTCGCCTGTCCGTCAGGCGTCGAGCAGCCGCTGACCCATCTGGTTGCCGCAGCAATGGGATACGATTACGGTCGGCTTCAGGCGGCGTTGGGTCACGACCCGCAGGCACAGGAGGTCTTTCAGCAGATCGATGCGCTGGTGCGCGACGCCATGCGCGCGCTGGTGGACGAGTACCGCAATCGTGCGTTTTCTTCGCCTGTGCCCGGAGTGACGTTTGAGCAGACGCTATTGCAGCGCGCATCGGTTTCGGTCGGCGTCTTGCGCCGGTTCCGCATCTACCTGGAAGAACTGCTCGACCGCATGATGCACGACCACGAACTGCGCAATCTGCTGCACGCGCTCGATGGCGGCTACATCCCGCCGTCGCCGGGCAACGATGTGGTGCGCAACCCGGCGGTTGTTCCGACCGGACGCAACATTCATGGTCTCGATCCCTACCGCGTTCCAACCGCCGTTGCGCAGGCGACCGGCGAACGCCTGGTGTCCGATCTTCTGGCGCGCCTGTGCCGCGAGCAGGGTCGCATGCCGGAGAGTGTCGCCATCGTGCTGTGGGGGACGGATAACCTGAAGAGCGACGGCGAAGGCATTGCGCAGGCGCTGGCGCTCATGGGCGCGCGTCCGGTCGCTGATGAACTCGGCAACATCAGCGACGTGGCGCTCATTCCGCTGGCGGAACTTGGCAGACCGCGCATCGACGCAGTGATGACCGTCAGCGGCATCTTCCGCGATCTGTTCAGCCATCAGATGCAGTTGTTGAGTAAAGCCGCACGGCTGGCGGCGCACGCCGATGAGCCGCCGGAGTGGAACTATGTGCGCAAACACGCACTGGCGCATGCTGTCGAACTGGGCATCAGCCTCGACGAAGCCGCCACGCGCGTCTTCTCGAATGCGCCGGGCAGCTACGGTGCGAATGTCAACCATCTGGTCGAAAGCAGCACATGGAACAGCGACGCGGAAATGAGCGAAGCCTTTGTGTCGCGGAAGAGTTTCGCCCCCGGCGCGCATGGCGAATGGCGTGACGCGCGCGCTGTGTTGGAGCGGGCGCTGGCGACGGTCGATGCAACCTTCCAGAATGTCGATAGTTTCGAGATCGGGATCAGCGACATCGACCACTACTACGAATACCTCGGCGGTGTGACGAAGAGTGTCGAGAAACTGCGTGGCAGCCGACCGCGCGTATTTGTCGCCGAGGCGCTGGCAACGACCGGTGAGCGCATCAGCACCCTGGAGCAGCAGGTGCGCATCGAGACCCGCGCCAAACTGTTGAATCCAAAATGGTTCGAGGCGATGCTGGCGCATGGCTATCAGGGAGTGCACGAGATCGAAGCGCGCGTTGGCAACACCTATGGCTGGAGCGCCACGGCAGATGCCGTCGAAGGGTGGGTGTATCAGGGAGTTGCCGAAACATTCATGCTCGACGAAACGATGCGCGAGCGTCTGGCGCGCCTCAACCCCCATGCCGCCACTGCCATCGCCGGCAGGTTGCTCGAAGCGCACAGCCGTGGCTTCTGGCAGGCGGACGAAGCGACGCTCGATGCGTTGCAAGCGATTTATGCGGACCTTGAGGATCGACTGGAAGGAGTCGCCGTCGAACGTTGA
- a CDS encoding BCD family MFS transporter: protein MTLIKNIRLGLLHVAIAMTFVLINSVLNRIMIHDLGILASVVAVLVVLPYILSPAQVWIGQYSDTHPMFGYRRTPYIALGTLLALAGAALAPHAALALVRDPLIGVPLAILLFGMWGVGYNLAVVAYLALASDMSTEQQRSRTVAIMWFMMIASVIVTAIVVGRALEPYSEERLFTVFLETGGVALALALVGLIGLEPRREPIAVQQSRAGQVAAIRAVLDNPQARIFFVYLIMMLAAILGQDVLLEPFGAQAFGMNVKETTQLTAMWGGATLSALLLYGAVLSRWMSKKRGAMIGGSIAATGFLLIALSGMLAIEAMFLPGIVLLGFGTGIATTTNLALMLDMTTAEQVGLFIGAWGVADALARGVGTLLGGVMRDVIAHMSGSAVSGYVSVFLIEALLLGISLVLLQRIDVTAFRSRQPSLTELVALSGDA, encoded by the coding sequence ATGACGCTGATCAAGAACATTCGCCTGGGGTTGCTGCACGTGGCGATTGCTATGACCTTCGTGCTGATCAATAGCGTGCTGAACCGGATTATGATCCACGATCTCGGCATTCTGGCGAGCGTTGTCGCTGTGCTGGTGGTGCTGCCGTATATCCTCTCGCCAGCGCAGGTCTGGATCGGGCAATATTCCGATACCCATCCGATGTTTGGGTACCGGCGCACACCGTATATCGCGTTGGGCACGCTGCTCGCGCTGGCCGGCGCAGCGCTGGCGCCGCACGCAGCCCTGGCGCTGGTGCGTGATCCGCTGATCGGTGTACCACTGGCGATTCTGCTCTTCGGGATGTGGGGTGTCGGGTATAACCTGGCGGTCGTCGCATACCTGGCGCTCGCCAGCGATATGTCTACCGAGCAGCAGCGTTCACGCACAGTGGCGATCATGTGGTTCATGATGATTGCCAGCGTCATTGTGACTGCGATTGTCGTCGGGCGCGCGCTGGAGCCGTACAGTGAAGAGCGCCTCTTTACCGTCTTTCTGGAGACTGGCGGCGTGGCGCTGGCATTGGCGCTCGTGGGGTTGATCGGTCTCGAACCGCGGCGCGAACCTATTGCTGTGCAGCAGAGTCGCGCCGGACAGGTGGCGGCTATTCGCGCCGTACTCGACAATCCACAGGCGCGCATCTTTTTCGTCTACCTGATCATGATGCTGGCGGCGATCCTGGGTCAGGATGTGCTGCTGGAGCCATTTGGCGCACAGGCGTTCGGAATGAATGTCAAGGAAACCACCCAATTGACCGCAATGTGGGGCGGCGCAACACTCTCGGCGCTGCTGCTGTATGGCGCTGTGCTCAGCCGCTGGATGAGCAAGAAGCGCGGCGCGATGATCGGCGGCTCGATTGCCGCGACCGGCTTTCTGCTGATTGCCCTCAGCGGCATGCTCGCTATCGAAGCCATGTTCCTTCCCGGCATCGTGCTGCTTGGCTTTGGTACCGGCATTGCCACAACCACCAACCTGGCGCTCATGCTCGACATGACGACGGCTGAACAGGTCGGATTGTTTATCGGTGCGTGGGGCGTAGCGGATGCATTGGCACGCGGGGTGGGCACGCTCCTTGGCGGCGTCATGCGCGATGTGATTGCGCACATGAGCGGAAGCGCCGTCAGCGGTTATGTCAGCGTGTTCCTGATCGAGGCGTTACTGTTAGGCATTTCTCTGGTATTATTACAGCGCATCGACGTAACCGCCTTCCGCAGCCGCCAGCCGTCGCTGACCGAACTGGTTGCGCTCTCTGGCGACGCCTGA